TTCTGCTCTAATAAGAATATCGATAAAAACATTCTTTTTTTATATGTTTAATATGATTAAACCATTCTCTGATAGTAGAAAAGAACCAAAAGTAAGTCAATAAAAAAAGCGATATCAGAGTTATCTCTAATATCGCTCGATAAAACCTTAACTTATTATAGAAAATAAATCTTACAATTTTGCATTATTTCCTATAATTCTGAGTCTAATTAACGGCTTAAGCTATCAATTTTGCCATCACGAAGCCACTCTGCAATCTGTTTTGCATAGTAAGTTACGATAATATCAGCACCGGCACGTTTAAAACCAATTAAGGTCTCTTTCACCACCGCAATCTCATCTAAAGCGCCCGCTTGAGATGCAAATTTAATCGCCGCATATTCACCACCTACCTGATACACCGCAATAGGAAGATTCGTCTGCGCTCTTAAACGCGCCACTAAATCTAAATAAGGTGTTCCTGGTTTTACCATTAAGATATCAGCGCCCTCATCTTCATCAAGCTCAGCTTCAATCATCGCTTGGCGGCCATTAGCGTAATCTGCTTGATAAGCGTTACGGTTTCCTGATAATTCTGAATTAACTGCTTCTCTAAATGGGCCATAAAATGCCGATGAGAATTTAATCGCATGCGCTAAGATACTCACATGAGAAAATCCGGCTTCATCTAAAGCATCACGCATCGCCGCAATTTGCCCATCCATCATTGCCGATGGCGCAAGCATATCAGCACCTGCTTTTGCCGCTGTTACAGCTTGTTTTGCAAGATTTGCAATCGTGATATCGTTATCCACGGTTCCATGATCACAAAGTACCCCGCAATGACCATGGCTTGTATATTCACAAAAGCAGATATCAGGGATAATCACCATCTCTGGCGCCGCTTTACGAATCGTGCGGATCATTCTCGCGAGCAATCCTTCATCATTCCAAGTATCGCTTCCTGATTCATCTTTATGATGAGAGATACCAAAAGGCATAATGTACTTAATACCTAATGCCGCAAGCTCTTTCACTTCTGCTTCTAATTGCGATTCAGGGTAACGTAAAACGCCGGGTAAAGTCTTTAAAGGAATCGCTTCCTCAATTCCCTCTTCAATAAAGATCGGATGAATCAAATCATTGAGTGAAAAGAAGTTCTCTTGCACCATCTGACGAATTGCTGTGTTAATACGCATACGACGAGGACGATGAATCGGGCTATATGATTCCATTTAATAGTCTCCACTAATCAAATATAAAATTAACTAAAATATGAGTTAACTGCTCAGGATGAATAAAATCTATTCCCCATTATAAACAAAATTGTCATAAAAAGAGAGGGAGACATTTTCTCCCTCTTATTAAACCTCTATTTATTGGGTGACTTCTGCATTAACAGGTTTAGGAATTAAAAAGGATGCAAAAAAGGCAATCACCGTAATGATCAATCCTAATAACATCCCATTACCATAACCTTGAAGCAGATCACTGCTAATTACCAACATTGCCGGCAATAAGGCAAAGCTTAAACCTGCGCCTAAATGAAAAGCAGCCGCATTCATCCCTGGTAAAAATCCTGGATTATCCTCAGGTGAAAGCACAATTCCAAGCCCGTTGAGCATAATATTCGCCGTTCCTGCATAGGTCACGCCTACAAGTAATGTCCCGGCAACTAAAATCGTTAGTGAGGATAAACCAAATATCATTAAGATTAAGATTCCCAAAATACTCCCGATTAAGCCAAAACGTAAGATTCGGTTATAACCCAATAATGGGGCGAGTTTCCCCATAAAAGGTCCCACTAGCCAACCAATTAAAGCATAAGGCGCAAGGAGGTAAATAGCCGTTTTATTGGCTGTAAAACCAAATCCGATCTCACTATTTTGCGCAAAGGAGACGACTAAACCATTGACCACGGCAAAAATTCCCGTCATCGTTAAAACGGTCGTTAATAACAATCCCCATGTGGAGCGCTGCTTTAGATGCCTTACTGTGACAAGAGGCTCTTTAATCCGTTTTTCAATCTGAATAAAGCAGAAAAAAGCGACTAAACCAATGACAATCGCTATTGAGACAAATCCCCAATTTGCTGCCGTGATTTTACCAGCCTCATTAAAGGCTACTAAAAATCCGGCAAGGGTCATTACTAAAAAGAGAACGCCTATCCAATCCATCTTTTGCCCCGCAGATGGTTTGGTCTCTTTAACCCCTTTTAAGATAAAAGGTAAAGTGATTAATCCAACAGCGGCAATGAACCAAAAAACTGGTCTAAAGCCAAAGTGTGTCGCAATAAAACCACCCAAGAAGGCATCGATACCGGCAATACCGCCATTAACAGCCGTAATAATCCCCATAAGCATTCCATAGCGCTTAGGATCTTGCACTTCTGCATGGAGCATTAATAGACAAAGGGGAACGACAGGTCCTGAAAATCCTTGAATAATTCTCGAGACAAAATAGAGCTCAACACTCGGCGTAATTGCCGAGATGATACCGCCTATAGTCGTGACTAAAATTAGCAAAAAGAGAATCTTCCGGCGACCGACAATATCACTCAAACGAGGAATAAAGATCGAAAAAAGCGCAGCCGACATAAAAAATGCCGTTTGCGATAAACCAATTGTGGCTTCTGTTGTCCCTAAGCTATGCGCAATCGTCACCAAGACAGGATTTAGCATTGTGGCGTTAAGTTGAAACGCCATACACGCCATCAAAAGCGCAATCATTAAAGGGATAACGTTTTTTGAAGATTTTTCAGGTTGATTTAACGTTGAAGCTTGTTGCGTGCCATCATTGTTCATTATCATAATCGACCTCACCAATACGCTCTAGCGCCTCCACGATAAGATCCCAGAAATAGGCATGATTAAGCTTTACCGCTACTTGAGTATGACAATCATCACTTGGCGGATTACGGAAATCTGCCACCGTCATTCCTAAGGTTAATGTTCCTGTAAGCTCAATATCGATTGGCACTTTTTGAGTGGTCATTACCGCAGGATCAATCACGTAAGCAACGGCACATGGATCATGTACTGGTGGATATTGGAAACCTTGTGCCTTTTCATAAAGTACGCCAAAATGCTCTAATAGTTCAACCACAAATTTGGCAGGCTTTGTCCCAATTTTACTGATATTTTCAATCACATCAGGGGTTGCTAGCGCTTGGTGCGTCAAATCTAACCCCACCATTGTTAAAGGCCATTTTTCATTAAAGACAATGTGCGCCGCTTCTGGGTCAATCTTAATATTAAACTCCGCAACCGCACTCCAGTTACCTACGTGATAACCGCCGCCCATTAAGACAACTTCTTTCACCATTTCTGCAATTTTAGGCTCTTTACGAAC
The nucleotide sequence above comes from Ignatzschineria rhizosphaerae. Encoded proteins:
- a CDS encoding nucleoside hydrolase — its product is MVKKIILDCDPGHDDAIALLLAHGNPNIELLAVTTVVGNQTLEKVTRNALGLARVANIVGVPFAAGCVRPLVRDIEIAPDVHGESGLDGPTLPEPKLALDPRHGVDLIIETIMSHPPKTVTLVPTGGLTNIAMAVRKEPKIAEMVKEVVLMGGGYHVGNWSAVAEFNIKIDPEAAHIVFNEKWPLTMVGLDLTHQALATPDVIENISKIGTKPAKFVVELLEHFGVLYEKAQGFQYPPVHDPCAVAYVIDPAVMTTQKVPIDIELTGTLTLGMTVADFRNPPSDDCHTQVAVKLNHAYFWDLIVEALERIGEVDYDNEQ
- the hemB gene encoding porphobilinogen synthase, with translation MESYSPIHRPRRMRINTAIRQMVQENFFSLNDLIHPIFIEEGIEEAIPLKTLPGVLRYPESQLEAEVKELAALGIKYIMPFGISHHKDESGSDTWNDEGLLARMIRTIRKAAPEMVIIPDICFCEYTSHGHCGVLCDHGTVDNDITIANLAKQAVTAAKAGADMLAPSAMMDGQIAAMRDALDEAGFSHVSILAHAIKFSSAFYGPFREAVNSELSGNRNAYQADYANGRQAMIEAELDEDEGADILMVKPGTPYLDLVARLRAQTNLPIAVYQVGGEYAAIKFASQAGALDEIAVVKETLIGFKRAGADIIVTYYAKQIAEWLRDGKIDSLSR
- a CDS encoding MFS transporter; the encoded protein is MIMNNDGTQQASTLNQPEKSSKNVIPLMIALLMACMAFQLNATMLNPVLVTIAHSLGTTEATIGLSQTAFFMSAALFSIFIPRLSDIVGRRKILFLLILVTTIGGIISAITPSVELYFVSRIIQGFSGPVVPLCLLMLHAEVQDPKRYGMLMGIITAVNGGIAGIDAFLGGFIATHFGFRPVFWFIAAVGLITLPFILKGVKETKPSAGQKMDWIGVLFLVMTLAGFLVAFNEAGKITAANWGFVSIAIVIGLVAFFCFIQIEKRIKEPLVTVRHLKQRSTWGLLLTTVLTMTGIFAVVNGLVVSFAQNSEIGFGFTANKTAIYLLAPYALIGWLVGPFMGKLAPLLGYNRILRFGLIGSILGILILMIFGLSSLTILVAGTLLVGVTYAGTANIMLNGLGIVLSPEDNPGFLPGMNAAAFHLGAGLSFALLPAMLVISSDLLQGYGNGMLLGLIITVIAFFASFLIPKPVNAEVTQ